Proteins from a genomic interval of bacterium:
- a CDS encoding PD-(D/E)XK nuclease family protein yields METLRQSTIYSYLRCPYQHYLQSAEPDKRTFRHPAAIHGTVLHGLIKRMHEGDWDMDLQAAYLLAFQHEVTNGQNDTLPVRWKAEAEDRDQYLSDAVAMLEGYRGKDYNRACKVLMAEAQFTVKLGRHQLTGTLDQLRQHPDGTLELVDFKSGKTIPPQAYVDLDYQLSIYAYALLHGTLLVDGKLLQPRILPDRLTLYFLRHHIPYKRATGGKSAGEERGEPRISTTRNLDQLKAMKQDVAHVSRMMKAGCYPRSPDPLKCGVCAFADACRGATQDAHLPMARLESLVSQLEEVA; encoded by the coding sequence ATCTACAGCTATCTGCGCTGTCCCTACCAGCACTATCTGCAGAGCGCCGAACCGGACAAACGGACATTCCGACACCCCGCCGCCATCCACGGCACTGTGTTGCACGGTTTGATCAAGCGCATGCACGAAGGCGACTGGGACATGGATTTGCAGGCGGCTTACCTGCTGGCCTTCCAGCACGAAGTGACAAATGGACAAAACGACACGCTGCCCGTACGCTGGAAGGCTGAAGCGGAAGACCGCGACCAGTACCTGTCCGACGCCGTGGCCATGCTGGAGGGCTACCGCGGCAAGGATTACAACCGTGCCTGCAAAGTGCTGATGGCCGAGGCCCAGTTCACCGTGAAGTTGGGTCGCCATCAGCTGACGGGAACCTTGGACCAGCTGCGCCAGCACCCGGACGGCACACTGGAGCTTGTGGATTTCAAGAGCGGCAAGACCATTCCGCCCCAGGCCTATGTGGACCTGGACTACCAGCTGTCCATCTACGCCTATGCCTTGCTCCACGGCACCCTGCTGGTGGACGGCAAGCTGCTGCAACCACGCATTCTGCCGGATCGCCTGACTCTCTACTTCCTGCGCCACCACATCCCTTACAAGCGCGCCACTGGGGGCAAGTCCGCCGGGGAAGAGCGCGGGGAGCCGCGCATCAGCACCACCCGCAACCTGGACCAGCTGAAGGCCATGAAACAGGACGTGGCCCATGTGTCACGGATGATGAAGGCGGGGTGCTATCCGCGCTCGCCGGATCCCCTGAAGTGTGGTGTCTGCGCCTTTGCCGACGCCTGTCGTGGCGCGACCCAAGACGCCCATCTGCCAATGGCCCGCCTGGAATCCCTTGTATCACAATTGGAGGAAGTCGCATGA